A genome region from Arachis duranensis cultivar V14167 chromosome 6, aradu.V14167.gnm2.J7QH, whole genome shotgun sequence includes the following:
- the LOC107494682 gene encoding uncharacterized protein LOC107494682: MGCTYSVYRKKKSRFPEVVILAPSTRIPVQCDLQRELKGVVPKDLAHKLSSLRNQIALVAEDTGGSAIAELKRALNEYLSLLIGLTKKEHGLEGLIEFKWKNLEDFRQDSSIANVWFEILSAVHLLAMLTLSEADSLMIPKDNSGSGFRVVCSDSKREAVDLLLKASGYLEFCVRNILTWIPAEIKKVLPQDLKDGVLEAIAIQALGQGTEIQLGLAVESQKATLSVKRRLACEQLLYFSQAYHCLTGCELNQGHGKKHLKFIKWKFLESKAAAYYYHGLILDKGNEGSNNLSAVSCFLAAQQLLAESKKACLTFCLAAPVTRAPPLWGVMKHLHQKIPDVASRKSQMYGFLLDQEKGVQALPELPEFQLSLRPDDYELPQIDPSWDNTNWGTLGQPLKEHLRDSDDEKENSSTHSFHIGPA, encoded by the exons atggGGTGCACTTACTCAGTGTATAGAAAGAAGAAATCAAGGTTCCCTGAAGTTGTGATCTTGGCTCCATCAACAAGAATTCCAGTTCAATGTGATCTTCAAAGGGAACTCAAAGGAGTAGTCCCTAAGGATCTTGCTCATAAATTGTCCTCGCTGAGAAATCAGATAGCATTGGTTGCTGAAGATACTG GTGGATCAGCCATTGCTGAATTGAAGAGAGCTTTGAACGAATACTTGTCTCTTCTGATTGGTCTTACCAAGAAAG AGCATGGCCTTGAGGGACTAATTGAATTCAAGTGGAAAAATCTTGAAGATTTTCGGCAA GATAGCAGTATAGCAAATGTCTGGTTTGAGATTCTATCTGCTGTTCATCTTTTGGCTATGCTGACGCTATCCGAAGCCGATTCACTGATGATTCCGAAAGACAATTCAGGCTCTGGATTCAGGGTTGTATGTTCAG ATAGCAAGAGAGAAGCAGTTGACTTGTTACTCAAGGCATCCGGATACCTCGAGTTCTGTGTCCGGAATATTCTTACCTGGATACCAGCCGAAATCAA GAAAGTTTTGCCCCAGGACTTGAAGGATGGTGTATTGGAGGCTATAGCTATTCAAGCATTAGGCCAG GGAACTGAAATTCAGCTTGGTCTTGCGGTGGAATCTCAGAAGGCAACTTTGTCTGTGAAGAGGAGGTTGGCATGTGAACAATTGCTCTACTTTAGTCag GCTTATCATTGCTTGACAGGATGTGAACTCAACCAAGGCCATGGAAAGAAGCATCTCAAGTTCATTAAATGGAAATTCCTTGAATCCAAG GCCGCAGCATATTACTACCATGGTCTGATCCTTGACAAGGGTAACGAAGGCAGCAACAACCTCAGCGCCGTTTCTTGTTTTCTTGCGGCACAACAACTTCTGGCGGAAAGCAAGAAGGCTTGCCTTACCTTTTGTCTTGCAGCTCCAGTCACAAG GGCTCCTCCACTCTGGGGTGTTATGAAGCATTTACATCAGAAAATTCCTGATGTTGCATCAAGGAAATCCCAAATGTATGGCTTCCTTTTGGACCAAGAGAA GGGTGTTCAAGCATTGCCAGAGTTACCTGAGTTCCAATTGTCATTGCGTCCAGATGACTATGAACTCCCACAAATTGATCCATCATGGGACAATACAAACTGGGGAACTCTAGGACAGCCATTGAAAGAGCACCTTAGAGATAGTGACGATGAGAAAGAGAATTCATCAACTCATTCATTTCATATAGGACCTGCTTAA